In Vanessa tameamea isolate UH-Manoa-2023 chromosome 25, ilVanTame1 primary haplotype, whole genome shotgun sequence, a single window of DNA contains:
- the LOC135194133 gene encoding myrosinase 1-like, with product MGGWTNPLIVDWFGNYVRVVYKLYADRVKTWLTINEAIVFCDYGYNSGDYAPKVKEPEFAPFLCNKHVLLAHAKAYRIFDQEFRPKYTGRISIPNNMLWIEPFYPKDVELAELGRENAVGRYCHPIFSESGGWPLSIEKAMLEYSLTHGYNESTLPSFTDEQKAFVKGTADFLAMNHYTSYMIRPAKLGEDIGFWFLNGSPHLNAILEHPPNALYGASKLLPFYPEGIRRQMAWLKKQYGNIDILITENGYASAGNQLDDYGRIDFYKAYLEQVLLSIKVDNVSVIGFTAWSLLDNFEWTQGYEVKFGLYELDLEDPDRRRTPRASAHFYACVIKNRTLDETCLNKQFIAGRSYQSNARNTASITLYSGNILLTFLFLFYIVDIL from the exons ATGG GTGGCTGGACTAATCCCTTGATAGTAGATTGGTTTGGAAACTATGTGAGGGTGGTGTACAAACTTTATGCTGACCGCGTCAAAACATGGCTCACCATAAACGAAGCTATTGTTTTTTGCGATTATGGTTACAATTCAGGAGATTATGCTCCAAAGGTCAAGGAGCCAGAATTCGCTCCTTTTTTGTGCAATAAACACGTATTGCTTGCCCATGCCAAGGCTTACAGAATATTTGATCAAGAATTTAGACCCAAATATACTG GAAGAATTTCCATCCCGAACAACATGTTGTGGATTGAACCTTTCTATCCTAAGGACGTGGAACTGGCTGAGCTTGGAAGGGAAAATGCG GTTGGCAGATATTGTCATCCAATATTTTCGGAAAGTGGTGGGTGGCCACTCTCTATCGAAAAGGCTATGCTGGAGTACAGTCTGACACATGGATACAATGAGTCGACGCTTCCTTCTTTTACGGATGAGCAAAAAGCATTTGTTAAAG GTACAGCGGATTTTTTAGCTATGAACCATTACACCTCATATATGATCAGACCAGCAAAGCTTGGAGAGGACATTGGCTTCTGGTTTTTAAATGGCTCACCGCACTTAAATGCCATATTGGAACATCCTCCCAATGCACTTTATGGCGCTTCTAAATTGTTACCG tTTTACCCCGAAGGCATCCGGAGACAAATGGCATGGTTGAAAAAACAGTATGGAAACATTGATATCTTAATCACAGAGAACGGCTACGCTTCTGCGGGCAACCAGCTCGACGACTATGGCAGAATTGACTTCTACAAAGCGTATTTGGAACAG GTGCTGCTGTCCATCAAAGTGGACAACGTTAGCGTTATTGGGTTTACAGCGTGGTCACTCTTAGACAACTTTGAATGGACGCAAGGATATGA AGTTAAATTTGGACTTTACGAACTTGACTTAGAAGATCCTGATCGTAGAAGAACACCTCGAGCCTCGGCACATTTCTACGCATGCGTAATAAAGAACCGGACACTTGATGAAACTTGCCTAAATAAGCAATTCATCGCAGGACGATCCTATCAAAGTAATGCAAGAAATACCGCCTCAATTACGCTATACAGCGGTAATATTCTGCttactttcttatttttattctatatagtCGATATTCTGTGA